The proteins below come from a single Chryseobacterium capnotolerans genomic window:
- the rpmF gene encoding 50S ribosomal protein L32 has product MAHPKRRQSSTRRDKRRTHYKAVVPQLAKDATTGELHLYHRAHWHEGKLYYRGKVVLEKEVAATEEN; this is encoded by the coding sequence ATGGCACATCCAAAGAGAAGACAGTCGTCGACAAGAAGAGATAAGAGAAGAACTCACTACAAAGCTGTAGTTCCTCAATTAGCTAAAGATGCAACAACAGGAGAGCTTCACCTATACCACAGAGCTCACTGGCATGAAGGAAAACTTTACTACAGAGGTAAAGTAGTATTGGAAAAAGAAGTAGCTGCTACTGAAGAAAACTAA
- a CDS encoding YceD family protein, translating into MDKLRNYDVSFSGLKNGKHEFKFEIDKTFFQLFDTEQEFTNPRIEVNVFLDKHTTFLEFEIKIKGLVELVCDITNEDFDYPIENEIKILVNFGEEYDDSNEDVITIPTAEHAFNVAHLIYENVMLSIPMKKISPNVSDEDIKILDQFSPKDIEEIEEEEHESDPRWDALRKLRDNN; encoded by the coding sequence ATGGACAAGTTAAGAAACTATGACGTAAGCTTTTCCGGACTTAAAAACGGAAAACACGAGTTCAAGTTTGAGATAGATAAAACGTTCTTTCAATTATTTGACACTGAGCAGGAATTTACAAATCCAAGAATAGAAGTGAATGTCTTTTTAGACAAACACACAACTTTTCTGGAGTTTGAGATTAAAATAAAAGGTTTAGTTGAGCTAGTTTGTGATATTACAAATGAAGATTTCGACTATCCTATTGAGAATGAAATCAAGATTCTGGTGAATTTCGGGGAAGAATATGATGACAGCAATGAAGATGTCATTACCATTCCTACCGCAGAGCATGCTTTCAATGTAGCGCATTTGATCTACGAAAATGTAATGCTTTCTATCCCGATGAAAAAGATTTCACCGAATGTAAGTGATGAAGATATCAAAATCCTAGATCAGTTCAGTCCGAAAGATATTGAGGAAATTGAAGAGGAAGAACATGAAAGTGACCCAAGATGGGATGCTTTAAGAAAATTAAGAGACAATAATTAA
- the pdxA gene encoding 4-hydroxythreonine-4-phosphate dehydrogenase PdxA, with protein sequence MSPKNHKVRVGISIGDFNGIGPEIIMKSLKDKTITDFFTPVIFGSGKLFTYQKNIFKLNLNFNYVNEASQAQAGKLNMVNLTKENVNVELGVPTEESTQMAIDSLEAATEALIKGDIDVLVTAPINKDEMVKMGFKHAGHTGYFEEKFSKKGLMFLVTEDLKVAVSTHHIPIAQIAENISKEKIKKQIRVLNQTLIEDFCIQKPRIAVLGLNPHAGDGGVIGTEEIEIISPAIQELSDHGILAFGPFPADSFFQPNKYKNFDAVLAMYHDQGLAPFKTLAYEEGVNYTAGLPFIRTSPDHGVAYDIAGKNIADEQSFTEAIFTAIKVFKNRSEYNELMSNRLQPRKIAVDNGIDEDLPEETEA encoded by the coding sequence ATGAGCCCAAAAAACCATAAAGTACGAGTAGGAATTTCAATCGGTGATTTCAACGGCATCGGTCCGGAGATCATTATGAAGTCTCTGAAAGACAAAACCATTACAGATTTTTTCACGCCTGTAATTTTTGGTTCGGGGAAATTATTCACTTATCAAAAAAACATTTTCAAGCTGAATCTGAATTTCAACTATGTAAATGAAGCTTCTCAGGCACAAGCCGGTAAGCTGAATATGGTAAATCTGACCAAGGAAAACGTGAACGTTGAGCTGGGTGTTCCCACTGAGGAATCTACCCAAATGGCTATTGATTCTTTGGAAGCAGCAACTGAAGCTTTAATAAAAGGTGATATTGATGTTTTGGTAACCGCTCCTATCAACAAAGATGAAATGGTGAAGATGGGCTTCAAGCATGCCGGACATACCGGATATTTTGAAGAAAAATTCAGTAAGAAAGGATTAATGTTCCTCGTCACTGAAGATCTTAAAGTGGCAGTATCTACTCATCACATTCCTATTGCGCAGATTGCAGAAAATATTTCCAAAGAAAAAATCAAGAAACAAATCAGGGTATTGAACCAAACACTTATCGAAGATTTCTGTATTCAGAAACCGAGAATTGCTGTATTAGGATTAAATCCACATGCTGGAGATGGAGGTGTAATCGGTACTGAAGAAATAGAAATTATCAGCCCGGCCATCCAGGAACTTTCAGATCATGGAATACTGGCATTTGGCCCTTTCCCGGCAGACAGCTTCTTTCAACCGAACAAATACAAAAACTTTGATGCCGTTTTAGCCATGTATCATGATCAGGGGTTGGCTCCATTCAAAACATTGGCTTATGAAGAAGGGGTAAATTATACAGCAGGACTTCCGTTTATCAGAACCTCTCCGGATCATGGGGTTGCCTATGATATTGCGGGAAAAAACATTGCAGATGAGCAAAGTTTTACAGAAGCTATTTTCACTGCTATTAAGGTTTTCAAGAACAGAAGTGAATACAACGAACTGATGAGCAACCGTCTTCAGCCTAGAAAAATAGCTGTAGATAACGGAATCGACGAAGATCTGCCTGAGGAAACTGAAGCATAA
- a CDS encoding riboflavin synthase, with protein sequence MFTGIIEAVGVIEKIEEKGSNIDFTLTCPFTNELKIDQSLAHNGCCLTVVEIKDSQYVVTAINETLEKTNLGKWELGTVVNLERCMKMDGRLDGHIVQGHVDKTGEVVGIENKDGSYFITMQYEADGNFVTVPQGSITVNGISLTVAKSEDTQFSVAIIPYTWEFTNMKHLKIGDKVNLEFDIIGKYIARLIKK encoded by the coding sequence ATGTTCACAGGAATTATTGAAGCAGTTGGTGTTATTGAAAAGATTGAAGAGAAAGGAAGTAACATAGATTTCACCCTGACATGCCCTTTTACAAACGAACTTAAAATTGATCAGAGCCTGGCACATAACGGATGTTGCCTTACTGTTGTGGAGATTAAAGACAGTCAATACGTAGTCACAGCAATCAACGAAACTCTTGAGAAAACCAACCTTGGGAAATGGGAGCTGGGAACGGTTGTGAACCTTGAACGTTGTATGAAGATGGACGGAAGGTTAGATGGCCATATTGTTCAGGGACACGTTGATAAAACCGGGGAAGTTGTAGGAATTGAAAATAAAGACGGAAGCTATTTCATCACCATGCAATATGAAGCAGACGGAAACTTTGTGACTGTGCCTCAGGGATCTATCACTGTAAACGGAATCAGTTTAACGGTAGCAAAAAGCGAGGATACACAATTCTCGGTAGCTATTATTCCTTACACTTGGGAATTTACCAATATGAAACACTTGAAAATTGGAGATAAAGTGAACCTAGAATTTGACATTATTGGTAAGTATATTGCTAGGTTAATTAAAAAGTAG